Proteins encoded in a region of the Streptomyces sp. NBC_01471 genome:
- the ndk gene encoding nucleoside-diphosphate kinase: MSQRTLVLLKPDTVRRRLVGEVVGRIERKANWSISAMELRTLDQDTLEQHYGEHKGKPFYEPLVEFMASGPVVALVVEGERVIEGVRALAGPTDPIAAAPGSIRGDFGTIVRENLIHASDSEESAERELKIFFPGVS, from the coding sequence GTGAGCCAGCGCACGCTCGTTCTGCTCAAGCCCGACACCGTACGCCGCCGCCTGGTCGGCGAGGTCGTCGGCCGCATCGAGCGCAAGGCGAACTGGAGCATCTCCGCGATGGAGCTGCGGACGCTCGACCAGGACACGCTGGAGCAGCACTACGGCGAGCACAAGGGCAAGCCCTTCTACGAGCCGCTGGTGGAGTTCATGGCCTCGGGTCCGGTCGTCGCGCTGGTCGTCGAGGGCGAGCGGGTCATCGAGGGCGTACGCGCCCTGGCGGGTCCGACTGACCCGATTGCAGCAGCGCCCGGCTCCATTCGTGGCGATTTCGGCACCATCGTCCGGGAGAATCTCATCCACGCCTCGGACTCGGAGGAGTCCGCGGAGCGAGAATTGAAGATTTTTTTCCCGGGCGTATCCTGA
- a CDS encoding rod shape-determining protein: MSFIGRDMAIDLGTANTLVYVRGRGIVLNEPSVVAINTNTGGILAVGAEAKKMIGRTPGNIVAVRPLKDGVIADFEITERMLRYFILKIHKRRYLARPRVVVCVPSGITGVERRAVIEASTQAGARQVHIIEEPMAAAIGSGLPVHEATGNMVVDIGGGTTEVAVISLGGIVTAQSIRVAGDELDNAIIQHIKKEYSLLLGERTAEQIKITIGSAFDLEKDEHTEIRGRDLVSGLPKTVVISAAEVRKAIEEPVNAIVDAVKTTLDKCPPELSGDVMDRGIVLTGGGALLRGLDERLRHETGMPIHIAEDPLDSVALGSGKCVEEFEALQQVLDAQPRR, from the coding sequence ATGTCGTTCATCGGCCGTGACATGGCTATCGACCTCGGGACTGCCAACACGCTGGTGTACGTCAGGGGTCGAGGAATCGTCCTCAACGAACCCTCCGTCGTCGCCATCAACACCAACACCGGCGGGATCCTCGCCGTAGGCGCCGAGGCCAAGAAGATGATCGGCCGTACGCCGGGCAACATCGTTGCCGTACGGCCGCTGAAGGACGGCGTGATCGCCGACTTCGAAATCACCGAGCGGATGCTCCGCTACTTCATCCTGAAGATCCACAAGCGCCGCTACCTGGCCCGGCCGCGCGTCGTCGTCTGCGTCCCCTCGGGCATCACAGGGGTCGAGCGCCGCGCCGTCATCGAGGCGTCCACCCAGGCGGGCGCCCGCCAGGTGCACATCATCGAAGAGCCCATGGCGGCCGCGATCGGCTCGGGCCTGCCCGTCCACGAGGCCACCGGCAACATGGTGGTCGACATCGGCGGCGGCACCACCGAGGTCGCGGTGATCTCGCTCGGCGGAATCGTCACGGCACAGTCGATCCGGGTCGCGGGCGACGAGCTGGACAACGCGATCATCCAGCACATCAAGAAGGAGTACTCCCTCCTCCTGGGCGAGCGCACCGCCGAGCAGATCAAGATCACCATCGGCTCCGCGTTCGACCTGGAGAAGGACGAGCACACCGAGATCCGCGGCCGTGACCTCGTGTCCGGGCTGCCCAAGACCGTCGTGATCTCCGCCGCCGAGGTCCGCAAGGCCATCGAGGAGCCGGTCAACGCCATTGTCGACGCGGTCAAGACGACGCTCGACAAGTGCCCGCCCGAGCTCTCCGGCGACGTCATGGACCGCGGCATCGTCCTCACCGGTGGTGGGGCACTGCTCCGCGGTCTGGACGAGCGGCTGCGCCACGAGACCGGCATGCCCATCCACATCGCCGAGGACCCGCTGGACTCCGTCGCCCTCGGATCGGGCAAGTGCGTCGAGGAGTTCGAGGCGCTCCAGCAGGTACTGGACGCCCAGCCCCGCCGGTGA